A part of Haemorhous mexicanus isolate bHaeMex1 chromosome 25, bHaeMex1.pri, whole genome shotgun sequence genomic DNA contains:
- the IKBKE gene encoding inhibitor of nuclear factor kappa-B kinase subunit epsilon isoform X2, giving the protein MQSTPNYLWSTEDLLGQGATASVYKARNKKSGELVAVKVFNSASYLRPQEVQMREFEMLRKLNHKNIVKLFAVEETGSSKQKVLVMEYCSSGSLLNVLEDPANAFGLAESEFLIVLQCVVAGMNHLRENGVVHRDIKPGNIMRLVGEDGQSIYKLTDFGAARELEDDEKFVSVYGTEEYLHPDVYERAVLRKPQQKAFGVTVDLWSIGVTFYHAATGSLPFVPFGGPRRNKEIMYRITTEKPPGAIAGIQRQENGNIEWSYELPITCRLSTGLKDQLIPILANILEVDQEKCWGFDQFFAGTNDILHRMVVDVFSLQQASSHRIYIHSYNTTTKFLDAVFKQTNIVPHHQEYFFEGHLYELDPNLQAHHFCKTTESSPLTLLSTSEQPEDVVGVRYRDPALEFPKLLPRVDVVADCSAAKSAVGAAHQTLRVGQALRRGRELLARGLHWVIGNLRTECCRILEQRRGAHSVLSCLQLTQGRTHVLYEAVPAGSRAPAGVDVVKARLQRGALDGILAELVKDRQQVHEDKSIQQMECCLEKMQVIHKQFKKARMCLRLGYNEEQIHKLDKLNLGNLARRVLSIFQNDCVQQYQEALALHSSRMRKVCEIKKHLKRLSNRISACSVEMMECQDCLQGALDRLLQVEQWNLAPPVPSPVPLSQACQEMALRMQELLEQMRSVACDLQFNNSIIERLGGAAPAPSV; this is encoded by the exons ATGCAGAGCACCCCCAACTACCTGTGGAGCACCGAGGACCTCCTGGGCCAGGGGGCCACGGCCTCTGTCTACAAAGCTCGCAACAAG AAATCGGGGGAGCTGGTTGCTGTGAAGGTGTTTAACAGTGCCAGCTACCTGCGGCCCCAGGAGGTGCAGATGAGAGAGTTCGAGATGCTGCGGAAGCTGAACCACAAAAACATCGTCAAATTATTCGCCGTGGAGGAGACA GGCAGCAGCAAGCAGAAGGTGCTGGTGATGGAGTACTGCTCCAGTGGCAGCCTGCTGAACGTGCTGGAAGACCCCGCCAATGCCTTTGGCCTGGCTGAGTCCGAGTTCCTCATCGTGCTGCAGTGTGTGG TGGCAGGGATGAACCACCTCCGGGAGAACGGCGTCGtgcacagggacatcaaaccCGGCAACATCATGAGGCTGGTGGGGGAGGACGGGCAGAGCATCTACAAGCTGACGGATTTCGGAGCCGCCCGAGAGCTGGAGGATGATGAGAAGTTTGTGTCTGTCTATGGGACAGAGGAGTACCTG caccccgaCGTGTACGAGCGAGCCGTGCTGCGCAAGCCGCAGCAGAAGGCCTTTGGTGTCACCGTGGACCTCTGGAGCATTGGTGTCACCTTCTACCACGCTGCCACTGGCAGCCTGCCCTTCGTGCCCTTCGGGGGACCCCGCAGGAACAAGGAGATCAT GTACAGAATCACCACGGAGAAGCCTCCTGGGGCCATtgcagggatccagaggcaggagAACGGGAACATCGAGTGGAGCTACGAGCTGCCCATCACCTGCCGCCTCTCCAC ggggctgAAGGACCAGCTGATCCCCATCCTGGCGAATATCCTGGAGGTGGATCAGGAGAAATGCTGGGGGTTCGACCAGTTCTTTGCGGGAACCAACGACATTTTGCACAGGATGGTGGTGGACGtgttctccctgcagcaggcgTCCTCCCACCGCATCTACATCCACTCCTACAACAC TACCACCAAGTTTTTAGACGCCGTCTTCAAACAGACAAACATAGTCCCTCACCatcaagaatatttttttgaagGACACCTGTATGAGCTGGATCCCAATCTTCAAGCTCATCACTTCTGCAAAACCACAGAGAGCAGCCCCCTGACTTTGCTGAGCACCTCAGAGCAGCCCGAGGACGTGGTGGGGGTCCGGTACCGAGACC CGGCGCTGGAGTTCCCAAAGCTCCTGCCCAGGGTGGACGTGGTGGCCGACTGCAGCGCAGCCAAG AGTGCCGTGGGTGCTGCTCACCAGACCCTGCGCGTGGGGCAGGCGCTGCGGAGGGGCCGGGAGCTGCTGGCCCGGGGCCTGCACTGGGTGAT TGGGAACCTGAGGACAGAGTGCTGCAGGATtttggagcagaggaggggggCTCACTCCgtgctcagctgcctgcagctcaccCAGGGGAGGACACACGTGCT GTACGAGGCcgtccctgcaggcagcagggccccAGCTGGGGTGGATGTGGTGAAGGCAAGGCTGCAGAGG GGGGCCCTGGACGGGATTTTGGCCGAGCTGGTGAAGGACAGGCAGCAAGTGCACGAGGACAAGAG catccagcagatggagtgctgcctggagaagatgCAGGTGATCCACAAGCAGTTCAAGAAGGCCAGGATGTGTCTGA ggctgggctaCAACGAGGAGCAAATCCACAAGCTGGATAA GCTGAATTTGGGGAACCTGGCCAGGAGGGTTCTGTCCATTTTCCAGAATGACTGTGTCCAGCAGTACCAGGaggccctggccctgcacagcagcaggatgag gAAAGTCTGTGAGATCAAGAAGCACCTGAAGAGGCTCAGCAACCGCATCAGTGCCTGCAGTGTGGAGATGATGGAGTGCCAGGACTGCCTGCAGGGC GCTCTGGACAGGCTTCTCCAGGTGGAGCAGTGGAATTTGGCCCCTCCTGTGCCTTCCCCCGTGCCCCTGAGCCAGGCCTGCCAGGAGATGGCTCTGAG gatgcaggagctgctggagcagatgaGGTCGGTCGCCTGCGATCTGCAGTTCAACAACAGCATCATCGAGCG GTTgggtggggctgctcctgctcccagcgTTTGA
- the IKBKE gene encoding inhibitor of nuclear factor kappa-B kinase subunit epsilon isoform X1 translates to MQSTPNYLWSTEDLLGQGATASVYKARNKKSGELVAVKVFNSASYLRPQEVQMREFEMLRKLNHKNIVKLFAVEETGSSKQKVLVMEYCSSGSLLNVLEDPANAFGLAESEFLIVLQCVVAGMNHLRENGVVHRDIKPGNIMRLVGEDGQSIYKLTDFGAARELEDDEKFVSVYGTEEYLHPDVYERAVLRKPQQKAFGVTVDLWSIGVTFYHAATGSLPFVPFGGPRRNKEIMYRITTEKPPGAIAGIQRQENGNIEWSYELPITCRLSTGLKDQLIPILANILEVDQEKCWGFDQFFAGTNDILHRMVVDVFSLQQASSHRIYIHSYNTTTKFLDAVFKQTNIVPHHQEYFFEGHLYELDPNLQAHHFCKTTESSPLTLLSTSEQPEDVVGVRYRDPALEFPKLLPRVDVVADCSAAKSAVGAAHQTLRVGQALRRGRELLARGLHWVIGNLRTECCRILEQRRGAHSVLSCLQLTQGRTHVLYEAVPAGSRAPAGVDVVKARLQRVDEELSQCSHSIFDFQGALDGILAELVKDRQQVHEDKSIQQMECCLEKMQVIHKQFKKARMCLRLGYNEEQIHKLDKLNLGNLARRVLSIFQNDCVQQYQEALALHSSRMRKVCEIKKHLKRLSNRISACSVEMMECQDCLQGALDRLLQVEQWNLAPPVPSPVPLSQACQEMALRMQELLEQMRSVACDLQFNNSIIERLGGAAPAPSV, encoded by the exons ATGCAGAGCACCCCCAACTACCTGTGGAGCACCGAGGACCTCCTGGGCCAGGGGGCCACGGCCTCTGTCTACAAAGCTCGCAACAAG AAATCGGGGGAGCTGGTTGCTGTGAAGGTGTTTAACAGTGCCAGCTACCTGCGGCCCCAGGAGGTGCAGATGAGAGAGTTCGAGATGCTGCGGAAGCTGAACCACAAAAACATCGTCAAATTATTCGCCGTGGAGGAGACA GGCAGCAGCAAGCAGAAGGTGCTGGTGATGGAGTACTGCTCCAGTGGCAGCCTGCTGAACGTGCTGGAAGACCCCGCCAATGCCTTTGGCCTGGCTGAGTCCGAGTTCCTCATCGTGCTGCAGTGTGTGG TGGCAGGGATGAACCACCTCCGGGAGAACGGCGTCGtgcacagggacatcaaaccCGGCAACATCATGAGGCTGGTGGGGGAGGACGGGCAGAGCATCTACAAGCTGACGGATTTCGGAGCCGCCCGAGAGCTGGAGGATGATGAGAAGTTTGTGTCTGTCTATGGGACAGAGGAGTACCTG caccccgaCGTGTACGAGCGAGCCGTGCTGCGCAAGCCGCAGCAGAAGGCCTTTGGTGTCACCGTGGACCTCTGGAGCATTGGTGTCACCTTCTACCACGCTGCCACTGGCAGCCTGCCCTTCGTGCCCTTCGGGGGACCCCGCAGGAACAAGGAGATCAT GTACAGAATCACCACGGAGAAGCCTCCTGGGGCCATtgcagggatccagaggcaggagAACGGGAACATCGAGTGGAGCTACGAGCTGCCCATCACCTGCCGCCTCTCCAC ggggctgAAGGACCAGCTGATCCCCATCCTGGCGAATATCCTGGAGGTGGATCAGGAGAAATGCTGGGGGTTCGACCAGTTCTTTGCGGGAACCAACGACATTTTGCACAGGATGGTGGTGGACGtgttctccctgcagcaggcgTCCTCCCACCGCATCTACATCCACTCCTACAACAC TACCACCAAGTTTTTAGACGCCGTCTTCAAACAGACAAACATAGTCCCTCACCatcaagaatatttttttgaagGACACCTGTATGAGCTGGATCCCAATCTTCAAGCTCATCACTTCTGCAAAACCACAGAGAGCAGCCCCCTGACTTTGCTGAGCACCTCAGAGCAGCCCGAGGACGTGGTGGGGGTCCGGTACCGAGACC CGGCGCTGGAGTTCCCAAAGCTCCTGCCCAGGGTGGACGTGGTGGCCGACTGCAGCGCAGCCAAG AGTGCCGTGGGTGCTGCTCACCAGACCCTGCGCGTGGGGCAGGCGCTGCGGAGGGGCCGGGAGCTGCTGGCCCGGGGCCTGCACTGGGTGAT TGGGAACCTGAGGACAGAGTGCTGCAGGATtttggagcagaggaggggggCTCACTCCgtgctcagctgcctgcagctcaccCAGGGGAGGACACACGTGCT GTACGAGGCcgtccctgcaggcagcagggccccAGCTGGGGTGGATGTGGTGAAGGCAAGGCTGCAGAGG GTGGATGAGgagctctcccagtgctcccacagcATCTTTGACTTCCAGGGGGCCCTGGACGGGATTTTGGCCGAGCTGGTGAAGGACAGGCAGCAAGTGCACGAGGACAAGAG catccagcagatggagtgctgcctggagaagatgCAGGTGATCCACAAGCAGTTCAAGAAGGCCAGGATGTGTCTGA ggctgggctaCAACGAGGAGCAAATCCACAAGCTGGATAA GCTGAATTTGGGGAACCTGGCCAGGAGGGTTCTGTCCATTTTCCAGAATGACTGTGTCCAGCAGTACCAGGaggccctggccctgcacagcagcaggatgag gAAAGTCTGTGAGATCAAGAAGCACCTGAAGAGGCTCAGCAACCGCATCAGTGCCTGCAGTGTGGAGATGATGGAGTGCCAGGACTGCCTGCAGGGC GCTCTGGACAGGCTTCTCCAGGTGGAGCAGTGGAATTTGGCCCCTCCTGTGCCTTCCCCCGTGCCCCTGAGCCAGGCCTGCCAGGAGATGGCTCTGAG gatgcaggagctgctggagcagatgaGGTCGGTCGCCTGCGATCTGCAGTTCAACAACAGCATCATCGAGCG GTTgggtggggctgctcctgctcccagcgTTTGA
- the IKBKE gene encoding inhibitor of nuclear factor kappa-B kinase subunit epsilon isoform X3 codes for MQSTPNYLWSTEDLLGQGATASVYKARNKKSGELVAVKVFNSASYLRPQEVQMREFEMLRKLNHKNIVKLFAVEETGSSKQKVLVMEYCSSGSLLNVLEDPANAFGLAESEFLIVLQCVVAGMNHLRENGVVHRDIKPGNIMRLVGEDGQSIYKLTDFGAARELEDDEKFVSVYGTEEYLHPDVYERAVLRKPQQKAFGVTVDLWSIGVTFYHAATGSLPFVPFGGPRRNKEIMYRITTEKPPGAIAGIQRQENGNIEWSYELPITCRLSTGLKDQLIPILANILEVDQEKCWGFDQFFAGTNDILHRMVVDVFSLQQASSHRIYIHSYNTTTKFLDAVFKQTNIVPHHQEYFFEGHLYELDPNLQAHHFCKTTESSPLTLLSTSEQPEDVVGVRYRDPALEFPKLLPRVDVVADCSAAKSAVGAAHQTLRVGQALRRGRELLARGLHWVIGNLRTECCRILEQRRGAHSVLSCLQLTQGRTHVLYEAVPAGSRAPAGVDVVKARLQRVDEELSQCSHSIFDFQGALDGILAELVKDRQQVHEDKSIQQMECCLEKMQVIHKQFKKARMCLRLGYNEEQIHKLDKLNLGNLARRVLSIFQNDCVQQYQEALALHSSRMRKVCEIKKHLKRLSNRISACSVEMMECQDCLQGALDRLLQVEQWNLAPPVPSPVPLSQACQEMALRN; via the exons ATGCAGAGCACCCCCAACTACCTGTGGAGCACCGAGGACCTCCTGGGCCAGGGGGCCACGGCCTCTGTCTACAAAGCTCGCAACAAG AAATCGGGGGAGCTGGTTGCTGTGAAGGTGTTTAACAGTGCCAGCTACCTGCGGCCCCAGGAGGTGCAGATGAGAGAGTTCGAGATGCTGCGGAAGCTGAACCACAAAAACATCGTCAAATTATTCGCCGTGGAGGAGACA GGCAGCAGCAAGCAGAAGGTGCTGGTGATGGAGTACTGCTCCAGTGGCAGCCTGCTGAACGTGCTGGAAGACCCCGCCAATGCCTTTGGCCTGGCTGAGTCCGAGTTCCTCATCGTGCTGCAGTGTGTGG TGGCAGGGATGAACCACCTCCGGGAGAACGGCGTCGtgcacagggacatcaaaccCGGCAACATCATGAGGCTGGTGGGGGAGGACGGGCAGAGCATCTACAAGCTGACGGATTTCGGAGCCGCCCGAGAGCTGGAGGATGATGAGAAGTTTGTGTCTGTCTATGGGACAGAGGAGTACCTG caccccgaCGTGTACGAGCGAGCCGTGCTGCGCAAGCCGCAGCAGAAGGCCTTTGGTGTCACCGTGGACCTCTGGAGCATTGGTGTCACCTTCTACCACGCTGCCACTGGCAGCCTGCCCTTCGTGCCCTTCGGGGGACCCCGCAGGAACAAGGAGATCAT GTACAGAATCACCACGGAGAAGCCTCCTGGGGCCATtgcagggatccagaggcaggagAACGGGAACATCGAGTGGAGCTACGAGCTGCCCATCACCTGCCGCCTCTCCAC ggggctgAAGGACCAGCTGATCCCCATCCTGGCGAATATCCTGGAGGTGGATCAGGAGAAATGCTGGGGGTTCGACCAGTTCTTTGCGGGAACCAACGACATTTTGCACAGGATGGTGGTGGACGtgttctccctgcagcaggcgTCCTCCCACCGCATCTACATCCACTCCTACAACAC TACCACCAAGTTTTTAGACGCCGTCTTCAAACAGACAAACATAGTCCCTCACCatcaagaatatttttttgaagGACACCTGTATGAGCTGGATCCCAATCTTCAAGCTCATCACTTCTGCAAAACCACAGAGAGCAGCCCCCTGACTTTGCTGAGCACCTCAGAGCAGCCCGAGGACGTGGTGGGGGTCCGGTACCGAGACC CGGCGCTGGAGTTCCCAAAGCTCCTGCCCAGGGTGGACGTGGTGGCCGACTGCAGCGCAGCCAAG AGTGCCGTGGGTGCTGCTCACCAGACCCTGCGCGTGGGGCAGGCGCTGCGGAGGGGCCGGGAGCTGCTGGCCCGGGGCCTGCACTGGGTGAT TGGGAACCTGAGGACAGAGTGCTGCAGGATtttggagcagaggaggggggCTCACTCCgtgctcagctgcctgcagctcaccCAGGGGAGGACACACGTGCT GTACGAGGCcgtccctgcaggcagcagggccccAGCTGGGGTGGATGTGGTGAAGGCAAGGCTGCAGAGG GTGGATGAGgagctctcccagtgctcccacagcATCTTTGACTTCCAGGGGGCCCTGGACGGGATTTTGGCCGAGCTGGTGAAGGACAGGCAGCAAGTGCACGAGGACAAGAG catccagcagatggagtgctgcctggagaagatgCAGGTGATCCACAAGCAGTTCAAGAAGGCCAGGATGTGTCTGA ggctgggctaCAACGAGGAGCAAATCCACAAGCTGGATAA GCTGAATTTGGGGAACCTGGCCAGGAGGGTTCTGTCCATTTTCCAGAATGACTGTGTCCAGCAGTACCAGGaggccctggccctgcacagcagcaggatgag gAAAGTCTGTGAGATCAAGAAGCACCTGAAGAGGCTCAGCAACCGCATCAGTGCCTGCAGTGTGGAGATGATGGAGTGCCAGGACTGCCTGCAGGGC GCTCTGGACAGGCTTCTCCAGGTGGAGCAGTGGAATTTGGCCCCTCCTGTGCCTTCCCCCGTGCCCCTGAGCCAGGCCTGCCAGGAGATGGCTCTGAG gaattAG